One Salvia splendens isolate huo1 chromosome 12, SspV2, whole genome shotgun sequence genomic window carries:
- the LOC121757335 gene encoding ricin B-like lectin R40G3 — MDGHHHNTRHHDRREEEYNHPPPPPQIHHTGPAPPQVHHTSHTGPTPNAPPVYTVNANPSPPQVHHTSHSPPPPHVPSHSPAPAAAHKPNVPAHNELANKPSVRMYCKAEPNFSLTIREGKVVLAPSNSADPLQHWIKDEKFSTRVKDKEGFPSFALVNKATGQAMKHSIGATQPVELTPYNSNKLDESILWTESKDLGDGYHAVRMVSNIKLNVDAFNGDKNHGGVHDGTTIVLWEWKKDSNQRWKIVPF, encoded by the exons ATGGACGGCCACCACCACAACACCCGCCACCACGATCGCCGAGAAGAAGAATACAACCacccgcctccgccgccgcaaaTTCACCACACCGGGCCAGCGCCGCCGCAAGTGCACCACACCTCTCACACCGGACCGACTCCGAACGCGCCGCCAGTCTACACAGTGAACGCCAATCCATCTCCGCCGCAAGTCCATCACACCTCCCActctcctcctccgccgcaCGTGCCAAGCCACAGCCCGGCGCCCGCCGCCGCCCACAAGCCTAATGTTCCGGCCCACAACGAGCTGGCAAATAAACCTTCTGTGAGGATGTATTGTAAGGCTGAGCCCAATTTCTCCTTGACAATTCGCGAGGGGAAGGTTGTTCTTGCGCCATCGAATTCCGCCGATCCTTTGCAG CACTGGATAAAAGATGAGAAGTTCAGCACGAGAGTCAAGGACAAAGAGGGCTTCCCGAGTTTTGCTTTGGTCAACAAAGCCACTGGACAAGCTATGAAGCACTCTATTGGTGCTACTCAACCT GTTGAGTTGACTCCTTACAATTCCAACAAACTCGATGAATCCATTTTGTGGACGGAGAGCAAGGACTTAGGCGATGGCTATCACGCAGTGAGGATGGTCAGCAACATCAAACTAAACGTGGATGCATTCAACGGGGATAAGAACCATGGTGGCGTCCACGATGGCACTACAATTGTGCTCTGGGAGTGGAAGAAGGATTCAAATCAACGCTGGAAGATCGTCCCATTCT GA
- the LOC121759407 gene encoding uncharacterized protein LOC121759407: MGLVQEKRQSSVLKMKLVAEILTGNLFYVEVGEDATVADLKKAIGKQENLPGDRLILLLDAEERYSLDKDEAFLKDYGVEDSSHIYVFFRPQENIAAASASPSTPKESASSEPSHSMDSATGVTNADNTDEANEDEEAPRHKNATDEANEPPASVDQE, encoded by the coding sequence ATGGGACTGGTACAAGAGAAGAGGCAATCTAGTGTTTTGAAGATGAAGTTGGTGGCAGAGATACTGACCGGAAATCTGTTCTACGTCGAGGTGGGAGAGGATGCCACCGTAGCTGACCTCAAGAAAGCAATCGGGAAGCAAGAAAATCTACCTGGGGATCGCCTCATTCTGCTGCTCGATGCTGAGGAGCGTTATTCGTTGGATAAAGATGAAGCTTTTCTTAAAGATTATGGGGTTGAAGATAGCTCCCACATCTATGTCTTTTTCCGACCCCAGGAAAACATCGCTGCTGCCTCTGCTTCTCCTTCGACTCCGAAGGAGTCTGCCTCCAGTGAACCTTCACACTCCATGGATTCTGCGACTGGAGTTACAAATGCGGATAATACAGATGAGGCCAATGAAGACGAAGAAGCTCCACGCCACAAGAATGCTACAGATGAGGCGAATGAGCCTCCTGCCTCAGTTGATCAAGAATGA